The proteins below are encoded in one region of Enhydrobacter sp.:
- a CDS encoding ABC transporter ATP-binding protein, whose protein sequence is MSSSTSSDIVVQARHLGKAYQLYARRNDWLKQVMFGWCKTYFKPFWVLRDIDLQVRRGESVGILGRNGCGKSTLLQVICGMTLPSHGELRVTGRIAPVLALGSTFDAELSGRENVMIGGAVFGLKRADILRKFDRIADFAGIGDYMDQPVKHYSMGMRTRLAFSICAHVEAEILVVDEALAVGDVAFQRKCLDWIDEFRKSGTLLFVSHSMGEVRRLCNRAIWIEEGRIREQGDPSDVIRSYHRALQIEKDDMHRFSASG, encoded by the coding sequence ATGTCATCGTCGACGTCATCTGACATCGTCGTTCAGGCCAGGCACCTCGGGAAGGCCTACCAGCTCTACGCCCGCCGCAACGACTGGCTGAAGCAGGTCATGTTCGGCTGGTGCAAGACCTACTTCAAGCCGTTCTGGGTGCTGCGCGACATCGACCTTCAGGTCCGGCGCGGCGAGAGCGTCGGCATCCTGGGCCGCAACGGCTGCGGCAAGTCCACCCTGCTGCAGGTGATCTGCGGCATGACGCTGCCGAGCCATGGCGAGCTTCGGGTGACCGGCCGCATTGCGCCCGTTCTGGCGCTCGGCTCCACCTTCGATGCCGAGCTGTCGGGCCGCGAAAACGTGATGATCGGCGGCGCCGTGTTCGGGCTGAAGCGCGCCGATATCCTGCGCAAGTTCGATCGGATTGCCGACTTCGCCGGCATCGGCGATTACATGGACCAGCCGGTGAAGCACTATTCGATGGGCATGCGCACGCGCCTTGCCTTCTCGATTTGCGCCCATGTCGAGGCGGAGATCCTGGTGGTGGACGAGGCGCTGGCTGTCGGCGACGTCGCTTTCCAGCGCAAGTGCCTCGACTGGATCGACGAATTCCGCAAGTCGGGCACGCTGCTGTTCGTCTCGCACTCCATGGGCGAGGTGCGGCGTCTGTGCAATCGCGCGATATGGATCGAGGAAGGCCGCATTCGCGAGCAGGGCGACCCGAGCGACGTCATCCGTTCCTATCATCGTGCCCTGCAGATCGAGAAGGACGACATGCACCGCTTCTCGGCGAGCGGGTGA
- a CDS encoding glycosyltransferase → MTGSALVWLGLGWWAASTAIQWASAALARQPGVLPGLRHRPEDFSIVAPLKGAADASPAYIARLRALSQAGAEVLICVASADDAAIAATHATWPGALLLVGADTTFNPKMNNVRKGLEAASRPVVALCDAGIALHMDDLRRAAAALSDEVGLVLALKAADAPENFAAELERAYIDGHQARFLFAADRLGIAVASGGVTLLAYDTLQRIGNWRGFNRWIADDYSVARAVRELGLATRLGAVMPRLPLGRRRWRDVWLRQVRWARTRLRLPVWPLVLWEPAIGGAVSGVAGAAALAGLGAGAAAVALGLLVHIGLWLAAEKWFMAGRGLSFGPRAATAAFVREALAPFLMTQALAGRTIDWRGTDLGGQWRQKGDGMPEKSV, encoded by the coding sequence ATGACCGGCAGCGCCCTGGTCTGGCTCGGACTTGGCTGGTGGGCGGCAAGCACGGCCATCCAATGGGCGAGCGCGGCGCTCGCGCGGCAGCCCGGGGTGCTTCCCGGCCTGCGCCATCGGCCTGAGGATTTCAGCATCGTGGCTCCGCTCAAGGGCGCCGCGGATGCGTCACCGGCGTATATCGCCCGCTTGCGCGCATTGTCGCAGGCGGGGGCCGAGGTGCTGATCTGCGTGGCGAGCGCCGACGATGCGGCGATCGCCGCCACGCACGCCACCTGGCCGGGCGCGTTGCTGCTCGTGGGCGCCGACACGACCTTCAATCCGAAGATGAACAATGTGCGCAAGGGGCTGGAGGCCGCCAGCCGGCCGGTCGTGGCGCTGTGCGACGCCGGAATTGCGCTCCACATGGACGACTTGCGGCGCGCTGCGGCGGCGCTTTCGGACGAGGTCGGTCTGGTGCTGGCCCTGAAGGCGGCCGATGCGCCGGAGAATTTCGCCGCCGAGCTCGAGCGCGCCTATATCGACGGCCATCAGGCGCGGTTCCTGTTTGCCGCCGATCGACTCGGCATCGCCGTGGCATCGGGCGGTGTCACCCTGTTGGCGTACGATACCTTGCAGCGCATCGGCAACTGGCGCGGCTTCAATCGCTGGATCGCCGACGACTATTCCGTCGCCCGCGCGGTGCGCGAACTCGGGCTCGCGACACGGCTCGGCGCTGTCATGCCGCGCCTGCCGCTGGGGCGGCGCCGTTGGCGCGACGTCTGGCTGCGTCAGGTCCGGTGGGCGCGCACGCGCCTCAGGCTGCCGGTATGGCCCCTGGTTCTGTGGGAGCCGGCGATCGGTGGCGCGGTGTCGGGCGTGGCCGGTGCGGCGGCCCTGGCTGGGCTGGGCGCCGGGGCAGCCGCGGTGGCGCTCGGCCTGCTTGTCCACATCGGCCTCTGGCTTGCTGCGGAGAAGTGGTTCATGGCAGGCAGGGGCCTGTCCTTCGGCCCGCGGGCCGCGACGGCCGCGTTCGTGCGCGAGGCGCTGGCGCCCTTCCTGATGACGCAGGCGCTTGCCGGCCGCACGATCGATTGGCGCGGGACCGACCTTGGCGGTCAGTGGCGCCAGAAAGGGGATGGCATGCCGGAGAAGTCCGTATGA
- a CDS encoding STAS domain-containing protein: protein MIGERRMNGASGGGLAGDIVTVVLPDRIDSVTAQEVERSMLDALVPGARVVIDGSAVAYMSAAGVRALATALRQAEERQARVVFCRFTGAAEDCLVVAGFSQLLDVVGSPEEAVAKLRSKSVGNPAERLHPHGATG, encoded by the coding sequence ATGATCGGAGAACGGCGCATGAATGGCGCGAGTGGCGGTGGATTGGCTGGCGACATCGTTACTGTCGTTCTGCCCGACCGCATCGACTCGGTGACGGCACAGGAGGTGGAGAGGTCGATGCTTGACGCCCTCGTGCCCGGTGCGCGCGTCGTCATCGACGGAAGCGCGGTGGCTTACATGAGCGCAGCCGGGGTGCGGGCGCTGGCGACCGCGCTTCGTCAAGCCGAGGAGCGACAGGCGCGCGTGGTTTTTTGTCGCTTCACGGGGGCGGCCGAAGACTGCCTTGTCGTGGCCGGATTCTCCCAGCTCCTCGACGTCGTCGGCTCGCCCGAGGAGGCGGTCGCCAAGCTGCGTTCAAAGTCGGTGGGAAACCCCGCAGAGCGCTTGCACCCCCATGGTGCCACAGGGTAA